A single Vespula vulgaris chromosome 3, iyVesVulg1.1, whole genome shotgun sequence DNA region contains:
- the LOC127062360 gene encoding uncharacterized protein LOC127062360 isoform X2 has translation MKKAKRQIELYGRRCRFYINQINLREEKGRWPRIERTHKDLSVRFMRCGIVHHRHQHQHLQLLERRVRHFVVLELSSLGVAKMASDSLSDILSFIRPSPVAIDKVSNPGILQMLPGHERTRIDEPMDTIFVKQVRINSPAAEAGLRTGDRVVSVDGIPTRGEQYASVVQRIQQAGPWLRLLVVSKEDDILQRYFGETAHNPETNQRPRLRSPERISQKQRRSISMIPGPSPRTTRQSWICSLPDSENQNTTTTCRESEEVVYKEQQGNKMSPSIPVITAQQRRLLHETSVPCEPIEDRMQSRKLQQQQQQAREAMESPPQSYSRPSPDQRFDLYDRTRPESIYSRPSSDQIYDRIKDPIYERVRSGESSQFEKEQQQLTMLRYPISRAEPQVPIYRPGRRVIARRASEGSGGTGQTNESEVPNYGSIDALRSNDPSSRLSMDSRRDSSPISKGSLSSFDSNSTVTGNECSDDSVIMNRLRKSFEQKEEFLRRPSHPIGWSVAEDASRLQQGGSNSAVIQREFYARPQKLQRQIWPPNEQQQRQQSPTRRVENKSNCKSALTKPSNQNVQRVKTDLDSESDYINTRNDQNDDRSNLVDSQRNIRDRFYSSLYESQLGKENHFVYPSTKTNDQDRYKNTSKSVFVSTLSRIHENASNLATNQQQTQNPRNESLSVPSSPGPDKRNNDKFLVPPQGLQIVSRRAKQFESGRLLSDDEEPTSDRTNLYKSELSRLSNKRSVPNVAIMKREFESKAESQEPRRIPANRESKSLDSGRGLSGNRIFPIGSKYIHCEPPVNYKEIQEIPTMEIEAVHLRARSNSAESWEAVNGSRGNTRHTWQTEEEEEKGNRNDNSNASCDETSNNGVILRRQKNAQLSDEERAMRRVSYLKATWSERMHVDSDLDLSDTEPVHVLRSAHRRWRPPLFTSDITPLRRIFEDMTQSTNLHRHSLRNSIASTTDSSNEAPKEVEPVEREGILHIKFTVLDGKRSSDRSWKQIWGVLRGPILFFYKDRHSQSPSSVNDTEGTVQNIDVRCSLVDIAEDYTKRKHVLRVVNPTAEVLLQMEDAASMALWLRSLHKYAATEKPLDITSSTSKQQAVPQTPGPTTPSVASVQNANQRLSPLPSHKGIKKLTSFRNRSPTGQSPVNKTRKPSQVVEPLSSPKTKTWKGRVAKQFRRMHGQAGSPSSPTAQLPPEGATFKVPLELCPSSSFSEFVPLIVEMCTSIVEARGLEVVGIYRVPGNTAAISQLTESVNKGFENINLQDPRWSDVNVISSLLKSFFRHLPDSLLTAELYPMFIDADKIEDPQRRMATIRKLLRDLPEHHFETLKYLMLHLKKIVEHSEVNKMEAKNLAIVFGPTLVRASGSRDNMVTMVTDMSHQCKIVESLLNNVDWFFSDEDLDDLSRLSVNLSLPADGCEVEPTSNTNHNLLLNNIQKVEGMREMVSAKDIVSSIISAANRKIQRRRKGQDEAENEEHDEEKVKVKHESESSPTIRQSMALNERQCSVSEIVLMHENKSHLNHSNNSSEPADRSSATNNSSPVSASSSSRSKYSNQLVPTVSSSSESSRPLSEAGLSCVDTNSMTSNASNETKQSNDEVAIRTYAGLSATTQERIRRFEQETKAMLQRDQHRQKREAEKREEERRRIEKEWQLAKREMENDDLLDTIVDSTVIPNFLSERLSNMNQRLAEKSLADLPEKHVRSRSTTRITPLSIAVQQQPTARQKAQATNQLSNVLGEKINNGVIKKFKTDKEPSLESICLPPIRYGSLDSLHEVHTLPHSSPSPSQQRRGISGDISDDAGSCFLHWTQKILTINKKLSRHTASPGFWCYISSHLHGTTGSSGTTAKTSASSSSDPASTSFNSTRSAYGSSISGTATATTTTAAAAATTTVPTTNSRATTQTTQSYLPKHLSEVPRGSGSGPDGPPKTLNRFLRGSDLLTSLTTTFDRKWRSLVNPSSQIIQMPVEPASIDNIEISDDQKKQKVEDLSKKNQQTEKVYRDPSLHKSSIDKNHFLRAKDEALEKDTDSTVTEVRDTDAMTTPDNDRNAIKLETKNVLNHLKETIAITDSIKKEDDKKKEDIDIAHVTTKEGNGSSTFRKPGDMENKTEEKKIHDRELDSNYSNKLEKFEILTNTEERSRLKRSESLNKRSENTFSKLKRSESLNKHSERLASPTNSKLKRSESLNKHSDRSESPNSKLKRSESLTKTEKTECNISKRRQSVRKDSATKLKRKNGMPERSIKRRHTVGGTKDFDKVHWLDNKLQSEAERVIKNDYKPKKSQLRTSSPDLSTNRVNVADTSFLIEVSFRGPSNVVFNVTNARPQSLPDANLASKVFKVPLESHV, from the exons GAGAAGGGACGATGGCCGAGGATCGAAAGAACGCACAAAGACTTATCGGTCAGGTTCATGCG GTGCGGCATAGTTCACCACCGCCACCAGCACCAACATCTGCAGCTACTCGAAAGGAGAGTTCGCCACTTCGTGGTCCTCGAACTCTCCTCCTTAGGCGTAGCGAAAATGGCTTCGGATTCACTCTCCgacattttatcgtttatccGCCCGAGTCCTGTTGC AATTGATAAAGTTTCCAATCCTGGCATCCTGCAGATGTTGCCAGGACACGAGCGGACAAGGATCGATGAGCCTATGGACACGATCTTCGTAAAACAGGTACGAATCAATTCGCCAGCAGCAGAAGCAGGTCTTCGTACGGGTGACCGGGTGGTTTCTGTTGACGGAATACCAACACGAGGTGAACAGTACGCCAGTGTAGTGCAACGTATTCAACAAGCGGGTCCTTGGTTGCGTCTACTCGTTGTTTCAAAAGAAGACGATATCTTACAACGG tacTTTGGTGAAACGGCACACAATCCTGAGACGAATCAACGTCCACGATTACGTTCTCCAGAGAGGATCTCTCAAAAGCAAAGAAGATCTATCAGCATGATCCCAGGACCATCGCCGAGAACAACGAGGCAATCATGGATTTGCTCGCTTCCAGATTCGGAGAATCAGAATACGACTACCACTTGTAGAGAAAGCGAGGAAGTTGTTTACAAAGAACAACAAGGTAACAAGATGTCACCGTCTATACCAGTGATCACAGCGCAACAAAGAAGACTCCTGCATGAAACGAGTGTTCCTTGTGAACCTATCGAGGATAGAATGCAATCAAGAAAActacagcaacaacaacaacaagctAGAGAAGCCATGGAATCACCTCCCCAATCATACAGCCGCCCCTCTCCGGATCAAAGGTTCGATTTGTACGATAGAACGCGTCCCGAATCGATTTACTCTAG ACCGAGTAGCGACCaaatttacgatcgaattaaaGATCCTATTTACGAACGCGTTAGATCAGGTGAATCGAGCCAATTTGAGAAAGAACAACAACAGTTAACGATGTTACGTTATCCTATATCCCGCGCGGAACCACAAGTTCCTATTTACCGTCCTGGTAGACGCGTGATAGCGAGACGAGCGAGCGAAGGCAGTGGAGGGACCGGACAAACAAATGAATCAGAAGTTCCAAATTATGGAAGTATAGACGCTCTTAGATCAAACGATCCAAGTTCAAGGTTGAGTATGGATTCTCGAAGAGACTCCTCACCAATCAGTAAGGGTAGTTTGTCCTCGTTCGATTCTAATTCGACCGTTACTGGAAACGAGTGTTCCGATGATTCTGTAATCATGAACAGATTACGTAAGAGTTTCgaacaaaaggaagaattttTACGCAGACCGAGTCATCCGATCGGATGGAGTGTCGCTGAGGATGCATCGAGATTGCAACAGGGCGGTAGCAACTCAGCTGTTATTCAAAGAGAGTTTTACGCGAGACCGCAAAAACTTCAAAGGCAAATTTGGCCACCCAATGAGCAACAACAAAGGCAACAATCACCTACGAGAAGAGTGGAAAATAAAAGCAATTGTAAATCGGCATTAACAAAACCGTCGAATCAAAACGTCCAAAGGGTGAAGACGGATCTTGATTCTGAATCGGATTATATTAATACCCGAAACGATCAGAatgatgatcgatcgaatcttGTTGACAGTCAACGTAACATCAGAGATAGATTTTACTCCAGTCTTTATGAGAGTCAATTGGGTAAAGAGAATCATTTCGTTTATCCATCAACTAAAACTAACGATCAAGATAGATATAAGAACACCAGTAAATCTGTTTTCGTCAGCACGTTATCTAGAATACATGAAAATGCGTCAAATTTGGCGACGAATCAGCAACAAACTCAAAATCCTCGGAATGAATCACTTTCGGTGCCATCTTCACCAGGTccagataaaagaaataatgacaAATTCCTGGTACCCCCGCAGGGACTACAAATTGTTTCTAGACGAGCGAAACAATTTGAATCTGGTCGACTTCTTAGCGATGATGAAGAGCCAACCAGTGATCGAACTAATTTGTACAAAAGTGAGCTGTCTAGGTTGTCTAACAAACGAAGTGTACCAAATGTTGCTATCATGAAGAGAGAGTTTGAATCGAAAGCAGAATCACAAGAACCAAGAAGAATACCTGCTAATAGAGAGAGCAAGTCGTTAGATTCCG GGAGGGGATTGTCCGGAAACAGAATATTTCCTATAGGCAGCAAGTACATCCATTGTGAACCTCCTGTCAACTATAAAGAAATTCAAG aAATACCAACAATGGAAATAGAAGCAGTTCATCTTAGGGCACGTAGTAATAGCGCCGAATCTTGGGAAGCTGTAAATGGATCGCGTGGAAATACAAGGCATACATGGCAaacagaggaagaagaagagaaagggaacaGAAATGATAACAGTAACG cTTCTTGCGATGAAACATCAAACAATGGAGTAATCCTTAGACGACAGAAAAACGCACAGTTAA GTGATGAAGAGCGTGCTATGAGAAGAGTTTCCTATCTGAAAGCTACGTGGAGTGAACGAATGCACGTTGATAGTGATTTAGATCTTAGTGATACTGAACCTGTTCACGTTCTTCGAAG TGCACATAGACGATGGAGACCACCGTTATTTACAAGTGACATAACACCGTTAAGACGAATCTTTGAGGATATGACGCAGTCTACAAATCTTCATCGACATTCTCTTCG taACAGTATCGCAAGTACCACAGATAGTAGCAATGAAGCTCCGAAGGAAGTTGAACCAGTTGAACGAGAAGGCATACTTCACATTAAGTTTACAGTGCTCGATGGCAAg CGATCTTCTGATCGTTCCTGGAAGCAAATTTGGGGTGTTCTTCGAGGtccaattttattcttttataaggATCGTCACAGTCAG AGCCCTTCATCGGTTAACGATACTGAAGGTACTGTACAAAATATTGATGTAAGGTGTTCATTGGTGGATATTGCTGAGGATTATACTAAACGAAAACATGTATTACGAGTGGTAAATCCTACAGCAGAAGTGCTTTTACAAATGGAAGATGCAGCTTCAATGGCTCTTTGGCTAAGATCACTTCATAAGTATGCTGCTACTGAAAAGCCATTG GATATTACATCTAGTACTTCGAAACAACAAGCAGTACCACAAACTCCCGGACCAACTACACCCAGTGTTGCCTCTGTTCAAAATGCTAATCAAAGACTGAGTCCCTTACCCAGCCACAAAGGTATCAAGAAGTTAACATCTTTCAGAAACAGATCACCGACTGGGCAATCGCCAGtgaataaaacgagaaagccAAGTCAAGTTGTGGAACCTCTTTCATCTCCAAAAACTAAAACTTGGAAAGGTAGGGTAGCTAAACAATTTAGAAGAATGCATGGTCAAGCTGGTTCACCATCATCACCTACTGCACAATTGCCACCTGAAGGAGCTACATTTAAAGTTCCTCTTGAACTTTGTCCATCG TCTTCCTTTTCGGAATTTGTACCTCTTATAGTTGAAATGTGCACTAGTATAGTGGAGGCACGTGGTCTTGAAGTTGTTGGAATATATAGAGTGCCAGGAAATACTGCTGCCATTTCTCAACTTACTGAAAGTGTAAATAAAGGATTTGAGAACATTAATCTTCAG GACCCGAGATGGAGCGATGTGAATGTGATATCTTCTTTACTCAAGTCTTTCTTCCGACATTTACCAGATTCACTATTAACTGCAGAATTATATCCCATGTTCATTGACGCAGATAAAATTGAAGATCCACAAAGGAGAATGGCAACTATAAGGAAATTACTAAGAGATCTTCCAGAACATCATTTTGAAACACTCAAATACTTAATGTTGCACTTAAAGAAAATTGTAGAGCACAGTGAAGTTAATAAGATGGAAGCTAAAAATTTAGCTATTGTTTTCGGACCCACATTGGTACGCGCGAGTGGTTCAAGAGATAATATGGTTACGATGGTCACTGACATGTCTCACCAATGTAAAATAGTCGAGAGCTTATTAAATAAT gTTGATTGGTTCTTCTCAGATGAAGATCTTGATGATTTAAGTAGACTTAGCGTAAATTTAAGTCTTCCAGCTGATGGTTGTGAGGTTGAACCAACATCTAATACAAATCataatcttcttttaaataatatacaaaaagtcGAAG GCATGCGTGAAATGGTATCAGCAAAGGACATTGTATCTTCAATCATATCTGCAGCTAACCGAAAAATTCAAAGAAGACGGAAAGGCCAGGACGAAGCAGAAAATGAAGAACACGATGAAGAGAAG gtTAAAGTGAAGCACGAATCGGAAAGTTCACCGACGATTCGACAAAGCATGGCACTTAATGAACGTCAATGTTCTGTCAGTGAAATTGTATTGATGCATGAAAACAAAAGTCACCTCAATCATTCTAATAATTCTTCCGAGCCGGCTGATCGATCTTCAGCAACGAATAATAGTAGCCCAGTAAGTGCTTCGTCTTCTAGTCGATCCAAATATTCGAATCAACTTGTGCCTACTGTCTCTTCGAGTTCCGAATCTTCGAGGCCTTTAAGCGAGGCTGGTTTGAGTTGCGTGGATACAAATTCGATGACATCAAACGCATCCAATGAGACTAAACAGAGTAATGACGAGGTAGCTATAAGAACGTATGCCGGTCTGAGTGCAACAACACAAGAAAGAATACGAAGGTTTGAACAGGAGACAAAGGCTATGTTGCAGAGAGATCAGCATCGGCAGAAACGCGAAGCAGAGAAGcgagaagaggaaagacgaagaatagaaaaggaatgGCAATTGGCAAAACGAGAAATGGAAAATGATGATCTTTTAGATACTATAGTAGACAGTACGGTGATTCCTAATTTTCTATCCGAACGTCTCTCCAATATGAATCAGAGGTTGGCAGAAAAATCATTAGCGGATCTCCCTGAGAAACATGTTCGATCAAGATCAACAACAAGAATTACTCCGTTATCAATAGCTGTACAACAACAACCTACGGCTCGACAGAAAGCACAAGCTACTAATCAACTTAGTAATGTATTAGGCGAGAAGATAAATAATGGTGTTATCAAAAAGTTTAAAACAGATAAAGAG ccgTCTTTAGAATCTATTTGCCTACCGCCTATTCGTTACGGCAGTTTGGATTCGTTGCACGAAGTACACACGCTCCCTCATTCTTCACCTTCGCCATCGCAACAACGAAGAGGAATTTCTGGAGATATCTCGGACGATG CCGGATCATGTTTTCTACACTGGACTCAGAAGATTCTCACTATTAACAAAAAGCTTTCTAG GCATACAGCAAGTCCGGGTTTTTGGTGCTACATATCGTCCCACCTACACGGTACCACAGGGTCCAGTGGCACCACCGCGAAAACATCGGCCTCATCATCGTCTGATCCAGCATCAACAAGCTTTAACAGTACCAGATCAGCATATGGATCATCAATCTCAggaacagcaacagcaacaacaacaacagcagcagcagcagcaacaacaacagtgCCAACAACAAACTCAAGAGCAACAACCCAGACAACCCAGTCCTATCTACCGAAACACCTTTCAGAGGTGCCAAGAGGGTCAGGCTCAGGACCCGATGGGCCCCCCAAGACTTTAAACAGATTTCTCCGAG gtAGTGATTTATTGACCAGTCTTACGACAACCTTTGATCGTAAATGGAGGTCACTCGTGAATCCATCAAGTCAAATTATTCAAATGCCCGTAGAACCTGCATCTATCgacaatattgaaatttcaGATGAtcaaaaaaagcaaaaggtTGAGGACCTATCCAAAAAGAATCAACAAACGGAAAAAGTTTACCGCGATCCTAGTCTTCATAAGTCATCGattgataaaaatcattttcttcgagCAAAAGAC GAGgcattagaaaaagatacagaTTCAACGGTTACCGAAGTACGCGATACTGATGCAATGACTACGCCGGATAACGATCGAAATGCAATCAAATTAGAAACGAAAAACGTTCTTAATCATTTGAAGGAAACTATCGCGATAACGGattccattaaaaaagaagatgataaaaagaaagaagatatcgaTATAGCTCATGTTACTACAAAAGAAGGAAATGGATCGTCAACTTTTCGCAAACCTGGTGATatggaaaataaaacagaagagaagaaaattcatgATCGAGAACTCGATTCAAATTATTCgaacaaattagaaaaattcgaaatattaacaaataccGAAGAGAGATCACGATTGAAGAGATCCGAATCATTGAATAAAAGATcagaaaatactttttctaaATTGAAAAGATCCGAAAGTTTAAACAAGCACTCTGAGAGATTAGCTTCACCGACGAATAGTAAATTGAAACGTTCGGAAAGTTTAAACAAACATTCCGACAGATCCGAGTCGCCTAATAGTAAATTGAAGCGATCGGAGTCTTTGACTAAAACGGAGAAAACTGAATGTAACATCAGTAAAAGACGACAATCCGTTAGAAAGGACAGTGCTACGAAGTTGAAGAGGAAAAACGGGATGCCGGAGAGATCAATTAAAAGAAGACACACGGTCGGTGGTACGAAGGACTTTGATAAGGTTCACTGGcttgataataaattacaatcaGAAGCAGAAagagttattaaaaatgattacaagCCAAAGAAAAGTCAACTGAGAACAAGTTCACCCGATCTAAGTACTAATCGCGTCAATGTAGCAGACACTAGCTTTTTGATCGAAGTCAGTTTTCGTGGTCCTAGTAACGTTGTTTTTAATGTTACCAATGCACGACCACAATCCTTGCCAGACGCCAATTTAGCATCGAAAGTTTTCAAAGTACCTCTCGAAAGTCACGTCTAG